In Plasmodium falciparum 3D7 genome assembly, chromosome: 5, the following proteins share a genomic window:
- a CDS encoding structural maintenance of chromosomes protein 6, putative, whose amino-acid sequence MNSTEGIHSISQKNITTNELHENINGSLNNKKRKKEHTAYENGNENGNENGNGNENGNENENGNENGNENEYMNDNINDNINQNNVAHMKDLFSQESESLDEEDDSYDSLVDFKKKKKKAIKLLEKEKRDKIINKKGMNNLNGTKDKEKKKKKKKKYIYMDNINEEEENINNVENINILEDSVRNIENVLNNSTKDQLDDDIENDIGGTNLLLDDVDLESFYGSTGKIIKLRIRNFLNHENLELTFNSYKNIIIGKNGRGKSAIAQAVAVGLGSQGKHAGRDINLANYIKDYDKNKKNLVCSIEIFLSNSGNNAYNRDIYGDVIIIKRMFSSHTSKFYLYGLKKNIYTSGTTTDMLKNVNENLSLSKCDNDGNNLNNGNNLNNGNNLNNGNNLNNGNNLNNGNNLNNGNILNNGNNLNNGNNLNNGNNLNNGNILNNGNNLNNGNILNNGNNFNKDNIFNNGNNFNKDNILNNGNNFNKDNIFNKDNIFNKDNIFNKDNIYNNKVNDKNKNNKRNPNRYVRKKSYIENYLNFIKVNIKSPCVYLDQEKGKQFFSNITGKTLHKFFMTSVGLNIVEDEIEKESELLKNCLNQIKQKELLLYPFEEELKISRERNKLIEKNFSKLYLYDCNYKKVIFYELLKSCILHFNEYIKYESIKNENILYSIQYKMNTLINKNEDMKNELKEVLNKDHNIYNDIIKKNIDKICKYNNMIKELNDIKIKHIERKEHILNYLSSFEKAKENKNIVEEYINKYNLQINLLKEKIKKENNKEMELINEINNKENSIYEMNYLINKYQNNIDDINNKIKYISIQSNKLQKIKNNEIKKKIYIYGYDIYNVRNNIVKFFNTTTITSEKNSYHDNVTNDNINEKDINKNNNILKETKKNYTHNNKNNDNDKNNDNNKNDNNNNHNNHNNHNHPSFYFKHEPIGPVGEYIKLKEPVENTKILSIIEKHLGDIFYSWLVSCYEDKNFLNKMDIENKNKFNIIITNAFVHVNREKLLQNIQFLSSRIKGNTIYSFLDIDLLPTPLLFYLYDNFKILQTLICKNSKELQELLHSNNKKIIKSIYVIDDFVLVKILSNESLHYIPSKQEYYKDVLFLKWTKEEHKKNNDMEDEKKKNEINNDNQDNDKDKEKDNDQNDQNEQKNMKEKKNHVGEHLNLLESEFQTNEEQIKELEKTKIEKEDEISKISKKLLSYKNVVNTLNESLEKCKYSQDELKYELKNLDELKANHDNIFSEQLDIEIKEKNNDINEIDEYIKDINDYINILENKKDMALNNNSLYKYFISTHKEYLKTKKEHIQYIIEEYDNLKEILIKLEKDKQKNDEIALTKKKNFLISINKLHSIYLECIGNNFALDNIFLSNPFLILKDKYESWTVTNVIIKREKKRVDNLNGVDNPNNINNPNNINNPHDVNNPNDVNNPNNINNPHDVNNPNDVNNPHDVNNPNDDVIKSSFPFIEPNKEEKKKSNETYLMETIFVIHKNPENISKNDEEHIKVNIPLSCLNSFNKIFMSSKNTEEDMLESSKDNYNKSVTKIGNNKEREIEILVELEEYVKNIVSNILKDNDNKKQVDNMDKNNIHPNNISDDNNDEYKHYDENNKTEEKNHSIIPKNIFEYDAVDMLNEKYEDILWKKRCNKKKEILEILKMHGYIEKENNTDNNLKDYYNNLIEQYINDEKSFNKQLKQISDLKNNYDMHLSNITLRKSKFVDILEKTKNQITLHFKNMLKRMNNYKGKIEFDDINRNLKVLISINQDTSNNVFMEINSLSGGERSTIQMALLASFSLTESSSFHIFDELDVYMDELTRVKNMRLFCDFVEKNNDKQYFFITPHIEITELFLDDAKQKKAKILNLS is encoded by the exons ATGAATAGTACGGAAGGAATTCATAGCATATCACAAAAGAATATTACAACAAATGAGTtacatgaaaatataaatggtagtttaaataataagaaaaggaaaaaggaaCATACAGCATATGAAAATGGAAATGAAAATGGAAATGAAAATGGAAATGGAAATGAAAAtggaaatgaaaatgaaaatggaaatgaaaatggaaatgaaaatgaatatatgaatgacaatattaatgataatataaatcaaaataatgtTGCACATATGAAAGATTTATTTTCCCAAGAAAGCGAAAGTTTAGACGAAGAAGATGATAGTTACGATTCATTGGttgattttaaaaaaaaaaaaaaaaaggcaataaaattattggaaaaggaaaaaagagataaaataataaataagaagggtatgaataatttaaatggaacaaaagataaagaaaaaaaaaaaaaaaaaaaaaaaaaatatatatatatggataatataaatgaggaagaggaaaatattaataatgtagaaaatattaatattttagaaGATAGTGTAAGAAATATTgaaaatgttttaaataattcaacAAAAGACCAATTAGATGATGATATCGAAAATGATATAGGTGGTACgaatttattattagatGATGTAGACTTAGAAAGTTTTTATGGTAGTACAgggaaaattataaaattaaggataaggaattttttaaatcatgAGAATTTAGAATTAACATTTAatagttataaaaatataattattggaAAAAATGGGAGAGGGAAAAGTGCAATCGCACAAGCTGTTGCTGTTGGTTTAGGTAGTCAAGGAAAACATGCAGGAAGAGATATAAATTTAGCTAACTATATAAAAGATTatgataagaataaaaaaaatctgGTATGTTCtattgaaatatttttatcaaattcTGGGAATAATGCTTATAACCGTGATATATATGGAgatgtaattataataaaaagaatgttTTCTTCCCATACTagtaaattttatttatacggattaaaaaaaaatatttatacatcaGGTACAACAACagatatgttaaaaaatgtGAATGAAAATTTGTCGCTTAGTAAATGTGATAATGAtggtaataatttaaataatggtaataatttaaataatggtaataatttaaataatggtaataatttaaataatggtaataatttaaataatggtaataatttaaataatggtaatattttaaataatggtaataatttaaataatggtaataatttaaataatggtaataatttaaataatggtaatattttaaataatggtaataatttaaataatggtaatattttaaataatggtaataattttaataaggataatatttttaataatggtaataattttaataaggataatattttaaataatggtaataattttaataaggataatatttttaataaggataatatttttaataaggataatatttttaataaggataatatttataataataaagtgaatgataaaaataaaaacaataaaaggAACCCAAATAGATatgtaagaaaaaaatcatatattgagaattatttaaattttatcaAGGTGAATATTAAAAGCCCATGTGTTTACTTAGATCAAGAAAAGGGAAAGCAATTTTTTTCAAACATCACGGGAAAGACATTACATAAATTTTTCATGACTTCTGTTGGATTAAATATTGTAGAAGATGAGATTGAAAAGGAGAGCGagcttttaaaaaattgtttaaatcaaataaaacaaaaagaattattattatatccttTTGAAGAGGAATTAAAAATATCACGTGAGAGAAATAAGTTGATAGAAAAGAATTTcagtaaattatatttatatgattgtaattataaaaaggtaATATTTTATGAGTTACTTAAAAGTtgtattttacattttaatgaatatataaaatatgagaGCATTAAAAATgagaatattttatatagtaTACAATACAAAATGAACAcattaataaataagaatGAAGATATGAAAAACGAATTAAAAGAAGTATTAAATAAagatcataatatatataatgatataataaaaaaaaatattgataaaatctgtaaatataataatatgataaaagaATTGAATGatatcaaaataaaacatatagaAAGAAAAGAGCATATTCTTAATTATCTTAGTTCATTTGAAAAAgctaaagaaaataaaaatattgttgaagaatatataaataaatataatttacaaattaatttattaaaagaaaaaatcaaaaaagaaaataataaagaaatggAACTTATtaatgaaattaataataaagaaaattcaatatatgaaatgaattatttaataaataagtatcaaaataatatagatgatattaataacaagataaaatatatatctatacaatcaaataaattacaaaaaattaaaaataatgaaataaaaaaaaaaatatatatatatggatatgatatatataatgtaagaaataatattgtaAAGTTTTTTAATACTACAACAATTACGTCTGAGAAAAATTCTTATCATGATAATGTaacaaatgataatataaatgaaaaagatataaacaaaaataataatatattaaaagaaacaaaaaaaaattacacacataataataaaaataatgataatgataaaaataatgataataataagaatgataataataataatcataataatcataataatcacaatcatccttctttttattttaaacatGAACCTATAGGTCCTGTAggtgaatatataaaattaaaggaGCCTGTCGAAAATACCAAAATTTTATCCATCATCGAAAAACACTTGGGAGATATCTTCTATTCCTGGCTTGTTAGTTGTTATgaagataaaaattttttgaataaaatggatatagaaaataaaaataaatttaatatcatAATAACTAATGCATTTGTACATGTGAATCGAGAAAAActattacaaaatatacaGTTCTTATCAAGTCGTATAAAAggtaatacaatatattcctttttagatattgatttattacctacacctttattattttatttatatgataattttaaaatattacaaactTTAATATGTAAAAACTCAAAAGAATTACAAGAATTATTACATtcgaataataaaaaaataataaagtcTATATACGTCATAGACGATTTTGTATTAGTTAAAATATTGTCAAACGAAAGTTTACATTATATTCCTTCAAAGCAAGAATATTATAAGGATgtcctttttttaaaatggaCTAAAGAGGAACATAAAAAGAACAATGATATGgaggatgaaaaaaaaaaaaatgaaataaataatgataatcaagataatgataaagataaagaaaaagacaACGACCAAAACGACCAAAACGAACAAAAGAacatgaaagaaaaaaaaaaccatgTGGGGGAACATCTTAATTTGTTAGAATCCGAATTTCAAACAAACGAAGAACAAATTAAAGAActagaaaaaacaaaaattgaaaaagaagatgaaatatcaaaaatatccaagaaattattatcatataaaaatgttgtaAATACTTTAAACGAATCATtagaaaaatgtaaatattctCAAGACgaattaaaatatgaattaaaaaatttagatGAATTGAAGGCGAAccatgataatatattttcagaACAACTAgatatagaaataaaagaaaaaaataatgatattaatgaaatagatgaatatataaaagatataaatgattatattaacattttagaaaataaaaaggatatggctttaaataataatagtttatataaatattttatatctacGCATaaggaatatttaaaaacaaaaaaagaacatattcaatatataatagaagaatatgataatttgaaagaaatattaattaaattagaaaaggataaacaaaaaaatgatgaaattgctttaaccaaaaaaaaaaattttctcatatcaataaataaattacataGTATATATCTAGAATGTATAGGTAACAATTTTGCTTtggataatatttttttgagtaatccatttttaatattgaaGGATAAATATGAAAGCTGGACCGTAACAAATGTAATCATAaagagggaaaaaaaaagggtGGATAATTTAAACGGTGTGGATAatccaaataatataaataatccaaataatataaataatccaCATGATGTGAATAATCCAAACGATGTGAATAatccaaataatataaataatccaCATGATGTGAATAATCCAAACGATGTGAATAATCCACATGATGTGAATAATCCAAACGATGATGTTATAAAAAGCAGTTTTCCTTTTATTGAACCAAACAAAGaagagaaaaagaaatcaAATGAAACTTATCTCATGGAAACAATTTTTGTCATTCATAAAAATCCAGAAAATATAAGCAAAAATGATGAGGAGCATATTAAAGTGAATATTCCTCTGTCATGTttaaattcttttaataaaatttttatgtcTTCCAAAAATACCGAAGAAGATATGTTAGAGAGTAGCAAAGACAACTATAATAAAAGTGTAACAAAAATTGGAAATAATAAGGAAAGGGAAATAGAAATATTAGTAGAATTAGAggaatatgtaaaaaatattgtgagtaatattttaaaagataatgataataagaaACAAGTTGataatatggataaaaataatatacatccaaataatataagtgatgataataatgatgaatataaacattatgatgaaaataataaaacggAAGAAAAGAATCATAGTATAATaccaaaaaatatttttgaatatGATGCGGTAGATAtgttaaatgaaaaatatgaagatatattatggaaaaaaagatgtaataagaaaaaagaaatattagaaatattaaaaatgcatggatatatagaaaaggaaaataatacagataataatttaaaagattattataataatttaattgaacaatatataaatgatgaaaaaagttttaataaacaattaaaacaaatatctgatttgaaaaataattatgatatgcATTTATCTAATATCACATTAAGAAAATCTAAATTTGTAGATATTCtggaaaaaacaaaaaatcaAATCACattacattttaaaaatatgttaaaacgtatgaataattataaaggaaaaattgaatttgatgatataaatagaaaTTTAAAGGTCCTCATATCTATTAATCAAGACACTTCAAATAATGTCTTTATGGAAATTAATTCTTTATCAGGAGGGGAAAGATCAACTATACAGATGGCCTTATTAGCTTCCTTCTCTTTAACCGAATCATCttcatttcatatttttgatGAGTTAGATGTGTACATGGATGAGCTTACCAGAgttaaaaa tatGAGGCTCTTTTGTGACTTTGTCGAAAAGAATAATGAtaaacaatatttttttataacaccCCACATAGAAATAACTGAACTATTTTTAG ATGATGCTAAGCAAAAGAAAGCTAAAATATTAAACTTATCCTAA